One segment of uncultured Methanobrevibacter sp. DNA contains the following:
- a CDS encoding 30S ribosomal protein S3ae, which translates to MAKAKARRRVRDTWKEKSWYTIKTPVNFEDKEIGETPAKDPELLIGRGVEVTMRELTGDFSKQYIKLRFEIDNVAGNVANTKFTGHKTTTDYVRSMIRRGTSRIDASAVVKTKDDRKLKLQVLAVTIRRAKSSQQRYMRKTIEDLLIEAAAERSFDELVGVCVNGKLASEIYHNAKKIYPLKRVEIIKSKVIK; encoded by the coding sequence ATGGCAAAAGCAAAAGCAAGACGTAGAGTACGTGATACATGGAAAGAAAAATCCTGGTATACTATTAAAACACCAGTGAACTTTGAAGATAAAGAAATTGGAGAAACTCCAGCTAAAGATCCAGAACTTCTTATTGGTAGAGGAGTAGAAGTTACCATGAGGGAATTAACCGGAGACTTCTCAAAACAATACATCAAACTCAGGTTTGAAATTGATAATGTAGCAGGTAATGTTGCAAACACCAAATTCACAGGTCACAAAACCACAACTGACTATGTTAGAAGTATGATTAGAAGAGGAACTTCCAGAATCGATGCTTCTGCAGTTGTTAAAACTAAAGATGACCGCAAATTAAAATTACAAGTTTTAGCTGTAACCATCAGAAGGGCTAAATCTTCCCAACAAAGATACATGAGAAAAACCATCGAAGATTTACTCATCGAAGCAGCAGCTGAAAGATCCTTTGATGAATTAGTGGGCGTATGTGTAAACGGTAAATTAGCATCTGAAATTTACCACAACGCTAAAAAAATATACCCTCTCAAAAGAGTGGAAATCATCAAAAGTAAAGTAATCAAATAA
- a CDS encoding NifB/NifX family molybdenum-iron cluster-binding protein, whose amino-acid sequence MRLAVVSSDGENVDLHLGRGKSVYVYDYGDELEFVERRDIEIADDAKHQGGKVIKTCSDCDVLICVQYGFKSKIKAEDAGIKLVMDEGPIDDVLKRYIDHVNFMKN is encoded by the coding sequence ATGCGTTTGGCTGTAGTATCAAGTGATGGTGAAAATGTTGACCTTCACCTCGGCAGGGGAAAATCCGTATATGTCTATGACTATGGGGATGAGCTGGAATTTGTTGAGAGAAGAGACATTGAAATTGCAGATGATGCAAAACATCAGGGTGGAAAGGTAATAAAGACCTGTAGTGACTGTGATGTTTTAATTTGCGTTCAATATGGATTCAAATCAAAAATCAAAGCTGAAGATGCTGGAATCAAGCTTGTGATGGATGAGGGTCCTATTGATGATGTTCTCAAAAGATACATTGATCATGTTAATTTCATGAAAAATTAA
- the mtnP gene encoding S-methyl-5'-thioadenosine phosphorylase, with translation MIGIIGGSGVYEITEKADSCEIKLVKTDYGDVEVSLLDISGKKVAFIPRHAAGHSIPPHKINFRANIDALKNVGVTKIIATNSVGSMNTDLPPGSFVIPDDFLDFSQDRVKTFYEDKVVHIDVTEPYCPTLRDILDKSGDVILGGTYVCTEGPRFETPAEIKMFKMLGGDLVGMTGVPEVTLAREREICYNSICIVSNYASGISESELTIDEVFEMVKEKEADLLELIYNFIKNVDESQDCMCNHALDGAEV, from the coding sequence ATGATTGGTATAATTGGCGGCAGTGGAGTATATGAAATCACCGAAAAGGCTGATTCCTGCGAGATTAAACTTGTCAAAACAGACTATGGTGACGTTGAGGTGTCACTTCTTGACATTTCCGGCAAGAAGGTGGCATTCATACCTCGTCATGCTGCGGGACATTCCATTCCACCGCATAAAATCAATTTCAGGGCAAACATTGACGCATTGAAAAATGTTGGTGTTACAAAAATCATCGCAACAAATTCCGTAGGCTCAATGAACACTGACCTGCCTCCGGGTTCATTTGTAATTCCTGATGATTTTCTTGATTTTTCACAGGATAGGGTTAAAACTTTCTATGAAGATAAGGTCGTACATATAGATGTAACCGAACCATATTGCCCAACTTTGAGGGATATTTTGGACAAGTCAGGTGATGTTATTCTTGGAGGCACATACGTCTGCACTGAAGGTCCTAGATTCGAGACTCCGGCAGAGATTAAGATGTTCAAGATGCTTGGAGGGGACCTTGTGGGAATGACAGGCGTTCCGGAAGTTACCCTTGCACGTGAAAGGGAAATCTGCTACAATTCAATATGTATCGTGTCCAATTACGCTTCAGGAATCTCCGAAAGTGAGCTGACAATTGATGAAGTCTTTGAAATGGTAAAGGAAAAGGAAGCAGACCTACTTGAATTGATATATAATTTCATAAAGAATGTTGATGAGTCACAGGATTGCATGTGCAATCATGCATTGGACGGTGCTGAAGTATAA
- a CDS encoding RtcB family protein, producing the protein MSIKDEIKKVRDNVYEIPGSYNKSMRASGRFYIADEYFDDLEEGAIEQIINVACLPGVQRYSIGLPDIHFGYGFPIGGVAAFSLRNGIVSPGGVGFDINCGVRLIKSNLTVEDIEDHLDELTEKLFENIPSGVGSKGKIRLEKDEINDVLDYGAEWAVKNGYGWEEDLEVLEENGRMVDADSSIVSDKAKKRGIPQLGSLGSGNHFLEVQVVDEVYDEHVAEVYGLEKGMIVIMIHSGSRGCGHQICSDYLRIMDKAYKKYKVNIADRQLACAPLDSKEAQNYIQAMAAAANYAWANRQMMTHWVRETFEDVLGKSAKDMEMDIVYDVAHNIAKMETHKVFNREEELLVHRKGATRAFGPGREEVPEKYREVGQPVLIPGTMGTASYVLCGTETAMEETFGSTAHGAGRILSRSKAKKNYDADEITEDLQSKGIKIKATSKHVIEEEAPGAYKDVDSVVRVSDSTGIAKLVVKVKPLSVCKG; encoded by the coding sequence ATGAGCATTAAAGATGAAATTAAGAAAGTTAGAGATAACGTTTATGAAATCCCAGGATCTTACAACAAATCTATGAGGGCTTCTGGAAGGTTTTACATTGCAGATGAATACTTCGATGATTTGGAGGAAGGCGCTATCGAACAGATTATTAATGTGGCTTGCCTTCCGGGTGTTCAAAGATATTCAATAGGACTGCCGGACATCCATTTCGGTTACGGTTTTCCTATCGGAGGAGTTGCAGCATTCAGCCTAAGGAATGGTATTGTATCTCCTGGAGGAGTCGGATTCGACATCAACTGTGGAGTAAGGCTGATTAAATCCAATCTGACCGTTGAAGACATTGAAGACCACCTTGACGAGCTTACCGAAAAGCTTTTTGAAAACATTCCGTCAGGTGTTGGAAGCAAAGGTAAAATCAGGCTTGAAAAGGATGAAATCAACGATGTTCTGGATTACGGTGCCGAATGGGCTGTCAAAAACGGTTACGGATGGGAAGAGGACCTTGAAGTCCTTGAGGAAAACGGAAGAATGGTTGATGCTGATTCAAGCATCGTATCCGATAAGGCCAAAAAAAGAGGTATTCCACAATTGGGTTCCCTCGGTTCCGGTAATCACTTTTTGGAGGTTCAGGTTGTAGATGAGGTCTATGATGAGCATGTCGCAGAGGTCTACGGACTTGAAAAGGGCATGATTGTAATCATGATTCACTCAGGCTCACGAGGATGCGGACACCAGATATGTTCAGATTACCTGAGGATTATGGATAAGGCTTACAAGAAATATAAAGTCAATATTGCAGACAGGCAATTGGCTTGCGCTCCATTGGATTCCAAGGAAGCTCAAAACTACATTCAGGCAATGGCTGCAGCTGCAAATTACGCATGGGCAAACCGTCAGATGATGACCCATTGGGTGCGTGAAACATTTGAGGATGTTTTAGGCAAATCCGCCAAGGATATGGAAATGGATATAGTCTATGACGTTGCGCATAACATCGCTAAAATGGAAACTCATAAGGTCTTCAATCGTGAAGAGGAACTGCTGGTTCACCGTAAGGGTGCAACACGTGCATTCGGACCTGGAAGGGAAGAGGTTCCGGAAAAATACAGGGAAGTCGGACAGCCTGTCTTAATCCCGGGTACAATGGGAACTGCTTCATATGTATTGTGCGGTACTGAAACTGCAATGGAAGAGACTTTCGGATCCACCGCACACGGTGCGGGACGTATCCTTTCACGTTCCAAAGCCAAAAAGAACTATGATGCTGATGAAATCACTGAAGACTTACAGTCAAAGGGCATCAAGATCAAGGCTACAAGCAAACATGTGATTGAAGAGGAAGCTCCTGGCGCATATAAGGACGTTGACTCAGTAGTCAGGGTATCTGACAGTACAGGTATTGCCAAGCTTGTGGTTAAGGTTAAACCGCTATCAGTTTGCAAAGGTTAG
- a CDS encoding archease: protein MKSYEYFEATADIGLKAYGKDINEAFENAGLAIFNIISDTSGIGALREIEFEVTSEDEVSLLYDYLEELLFYHEIEFMLFSEFHVKIDENLHLEAKIVGEEIDWDKHERKSEIKAITFHKMEVKKTDHVEVQAIVDL from the coding sequence ATGAAAAGCTATGAATATTTTGAAGCAACAGCCGACATTGGACTTAAGGCATATGGTAAGGATATAAATGAGGCATTTGAAAATGCGGGACTTGCAATTTTTAATATAATTTCTGACACCTCTGGTATTGGCGCTTTAAGGGAAATCGAATTTGAGGTTACCTCAGAGGACGAAGTGTCACTTCTTTATGATTATTTGGAGGAATTGCTGTTTTATCATGAAATTGAGTTCATGTTATTTTCAGAATTTCATGTCAAAATCGATGAAAACCTGCACCTTGAAGCCAAGATAGTCGGTGAGGAGATTGACTGGGACAAGCACGAAAGAAAAAGCGAAATAAAGGCAATAACCTTTCACAAGATGGAGGTTAAAAAAACCGACCATGTTGAAGTTCAGGCCATTGTGGATTTATAG
- a CDS encoding ORC1-type DNA replication protein, producing MGIEDILMSDESLFQNINAFDPDYFPPNFNYRDTQMEALAMSIRPALRGGQPSNAVVLGSPATGKTTSIRKVFELVEKSSDKVVCLYINCQLHTTRFGIFSQIYKKLFGHIPPETGVPFSRIYDQIMKELQKKEKALVVALDDINYLFQSKNADKVVYDLLRAYEEYPGVKASIFAIMSDLEFKYSFDKNVNTVFIPQEILFPLYTYSEIEGILRDRVKAGFFPNVLSDEILEQIAMYTEENGDLRVGINLLRSCGNIAEADASREITQVHFEKALESLVSVNIVESLKSLNDSERYILRMVADNEGMYNAGELSKIFKEKTGSSYASFNRALDKLEFVRLVDTKYTGKGVKGNAREIILRFNPDDYAI from the coding sequence ATGGGAATCGAAGATATTTTAATGTCAGATGAAAGTCTTTTTCAAAACATAAATGCTTTTGATCCAGATTACTTTCCTCCAAATTTCAATTACAGAGACACACAAATGGAAGCTTTGGCAATGTCTATAAGGCCGGCTTTAAGGGGAGGTCAACCATCAAACGCAGTTGTTTTAGGCTCACCGGCAACAGGAAAAACAACATCAATAAGAAAGGTATTCGAACTGGTCGAGAAGAGTTCAGATAAGGTAGTATGCCTGTACATCAACTGTCAGCTGCACACCACACGATTCGGAATCTTTTCACAGATATACAAAAAGCTGTTCGGCCACATTCCGCCTGAAACAGGAGTGCCATTTTCAAGGATATATGACCAGATAATGAAGGAACTCCAGAAAAAGGAAAAGGCGCTTGTAGTTGCGCTGGATGACATTAACTACTTGTTCCAATCAAAGAATGCAGATAAGGTTGTTTATGATTTGCTCAGGGCATATGAGGAATATCCTGGAGTAAAGGCATCCATCTTTGCAATAATGTCTGATTTGGAATTCAAATATTCCTTCGATAAAAATGTAAATACCGTATTTATTCCTCAGGAAATTCTATTCCCATTATACACTTATTCTGAAATTGAAGGAATCTTGCGAGACCGTGTAAAGGCAGGATTTTTCCCGAATGTTTTATCCGATGAGATACTGGAACAGATTGCCATGTACACTGAAGAAAACGGTGACTTGAGAGTGGGAATCAACCTTTTGAGAAGCTGCGGAAATATCGCTGAGGCCGATGCAAGCCGTGAAATAACTCAAGTTCACTTCGAAAAGGCTCTGGAATCCCTGGTGTCTGTCAATATTGTCGAATCATTGAAATCATTGAACGATTCTGAAAGATACATTCTAAGGATGGTTGCGGATAACGAGGGCATGTACAATGCCGGTGAACTGTCCAAAATATTCAAGGAAAAAACAGGATCAAGCTACGCATCATTCAACCGTGCGCTTGACAAGTTGGAGTTCGTAAGATTGGTTGATACAAAATATACAGGAAAAGGGGTTAAAGGAAATGCCAGAGAAATTATATTGCGTTTCAACCCCGATGATTATGCCATCTAG
- a CDS encoding 6-hydroxymethylpterin diphosphokinase MptE-like protein, whose amino-acid sequence MEFGLWEKYYKEILDDFGFSRENDEKSAKLLDEILSTEGCLTLEDLKGFVDFSDKFIVFGAGPSLKEHVKFLMENYDLKDYVLVAADGATTALVEERIAPDIVATDLDGNLDDILLANFRGANVAIHAHGDNMDKIAKLTPFFTSVLGTTQSQPVGNLYNFGGFTDGDRAMFLAVALGAEEITLAGMDFGDIVTRYSRPNIETEIAQADDFKKKKLGYAEKFAQWIEDNENVVIKNLCE is encoded by the coding sequence ATGGAATTTGGACTATGGGAAAAATATTATAAAGAGATTCTTGATGACTTCGGATTTTCACGTGAAAATGATGAGAAATCCGCAAAGCTCCTGGATGAAATCCTTTCAACTGAAGGATGCCTGACCCTTGAGGATTTAAAAGGGTTTGTGGACTTTTCAGACAAGTTCATCGTATTCGGCGCAGGTCCGTCACTAAAAGAACATGTGAAGTTTTTAATGGAAAACTATGATTTAAAGGATTATGTTCTGGTTGCAGCCGACGGTGCAACAACAGCTCTTGTTGAAGAAAGAATTGCGCCGGACATAGTGGCTACAGACCTTGACGGAAACCTTGACGACATACTATTGGCCAATTTCAGGGGAGCAAACGTTGCAATACATGCCCATGGGGACAATATGGACAAGATTGCCAAACTGACACCATTCTTTACAAGCGTATTGGGCACCACACAATCACAGCCTGTCGGAAACCTCTACAATTTCGGAGGATTTACAGACGGCGACCGTGCAATGTTTTTGGCTGTGGCTTTGGGTGCAGAGGAAATCACCCTTGCGGGCATGGACTTTGGAGACATTGTAACCAGATATTCTCGTCCGAACATTGAAACCGAGATTGCCCAGGCCGATGACTTCAAAAAGAAAAAGCTGGGTTATGCCGAGAAGTTCGCCCAGTGGATAGAGGACAATGAAAATGTTGTCATAAAGAATCTTTGTGAATAA
- a CDS encoding YitT family protein: protein MIKRIGCFVIGLFIMSLGVAFSIVSTLGTTPISSISYSLALITNINIGITTFIFNAALILIQFLILRKRFHRKRLLQLINCVLFGYFTDLALYIVGFIPFDSSILMCTAFLIASIFLTALGIFIYMPANIAPLPGEGCVESVAIVTGWRFSTIKIGFDAAMVIISLIMCGLWYTNILGAVNVGTIISAFMVGFTLRQINNLYSRITGHEVNVVNKN, encoded by the coding sequence ATGATTAAAAGAATTGGATGTTTTGTAATAGGACTTTTCATAATGTCTCTTGGAGTGGCGTTTTCAATCGTTTCAACACTTGGAACAACTCCAATAAGCTCAATATCATATTCTCTGGCATTGATAACAAACATAAACATTGGAATAACCACATTCATATTCAATGCCGCACTGATTCTGATCCAATTTCTTATTTTGAGAAAAAGATTCCACAGAAAAAGGCTGTTGCAGCTGATAAACTGCGTTCTTTTTGGATATTTCACTGATCTGGCACTTTATATTGTTGGTTTCATACCATTTGACTCATCAATTCTGATGTGTACAGCATTTCTGATTGCAAGCATCTTTTTAACCGCTCTTGGAATATTCATCTATATGCCTGCAAACATTGCTCCGCTTCCGGGAGAGGGGTGCGTCGAATCAGTTGCAATCGTTACAGGCTGGAGATTTTCAACAATAAAGATTGGCTTTGACGCCGCAATGGTGATAATTTCCCTTATAATGTGCGGCCTTTGGTATACAAACATTTTAGGCGCTGTAAACGTCGGAACCATAATTTCAGCATTCATGGTCGGATTCACATTAAGGCAAATCAACAACCTTTATTCAAGAATCACCGGCCACGAGGTCAATGTTGTAAACAAAAATTAA
- a CDS encoding YitT family protein: protein MQFSGEELTLRRVFNYVFGLYLITLGVAFSIKSGLGSAPVSSIPYAMNLIWAVEIGIATFIFHAILVAMELALLRGDFKRKHFLQVFVGVLFGAFTSFSVALMYFIPPADNLIWAFVMTVLSIFLIALGLFFYVPTNLIPLSVEGVTQAIAIVTDKPFPTIKVYFDICVVSTALILSYGFLGQFGSVGIGTILGALFIGTTVRYIHKIYGHFTGEDVDLKKM, encoded by the coding sequence ATGCAATTTAGTGGGGAGGAATTGACCCTGAGGAGGGTCTTCAACTATGTTTTCGGGCTGTATCTGATTACGCTGGGGGTTGCGTTTTCAATAAAATCAGGTTTGGGCTCAGCGCCGGTAAGCTCAATACCATATGCCATGAATCTTATCTGGGCAGTGGAGATAGGCATTGCAACATTCATATTCCATGCGATACTTGTGGCAATGGAGTTGGCATTGCTTAGGGGCGACTTTAAGAGGAAACATTTCCTTCAGGTATTTGTAGGAGTATTGTTTGGGGCATTTACAAGCTTTTCAGTAGCTCTCATGTATTTCATTCCTCCTGCAGACAATCTGATTTGGGCCTTTGTTATGACTGTGCTTTCAATATTTCTCATAGCGTTGGGCCTCTTTTTCTATGTTCCGACAAATCTGATACCTCTATCGGTGGAGGGCGTTACACAGGCCATTGCAATAGTTACAGATAAGCCTTTTCCAACAATCAAGGTGTATTTTGACATATGCGTTGTCTCAACAGCCTTGATTCTGAGTTACGGATTTTTGGGCCAGTTTGGAAGTGTTGGAATCGGTACAATACTCGGGGCGCTCTTTATCGGTACAACCGTCAGGTATATCCACAAAATCTATGGGCACTTCACAGGTGAGGACGTGGATTTAAAAAAGATGTAA
- a CDS encoding alanine--glyoxylate aminotransferase family protein produces the protein MNDILLMLPGPTTVPPRVLNAMSQAVVNHRGAKYGEILTETTELMSKVFQTSNDSYLLTGSGTAAMEAGIANTVAPGEKMLNVVGGKFGERFMKIAQTHGIDAQELAVEWGTAVTPQAIEEALEADEDIKAVSVIHNETSTGVAAPIEEIGKVMKNYDALYIVDTVSSLAGDEVNVDKFGIDVCLTGSQKCIAAPPGMGAITLSDDAWAAVDKVETNTFYLDLKAARKSGSKVPPETPYTPSVSLTYAMNEALKIIMEEGLDNRVARHHKAAKASVAAVKALGLELFADEAVSSATVTAVKMPEGVTDAEFRGTTRDKYGVELAGGQDHLKGNIFRIGHMGTISYKELVQTFAAIGMTLKGLGVIDDAGAGVSSITESYL, from the coding sequence ATGAACGATATTTTATTAATGCTTCCTGGACCAACAACAGTACCCCCAAGAGTACTCAATGCAATGTCACAGGCTGTTGTTAACCACAGAGGAGCTAAATATGGTGAAATTTTAACTGAAACTACTGAATTAATGAGTAAAGTTTTCCAAACCTCAAATGACTCTTATTTATTAACTGGATCTGGAACTGCAGCAATGGAAGCAGGTATTGCCAACACTGTAGCACCAGGTGAAAAAATGTTAAATGTTGTAGGTGGAAAATTCGGTGAAAGATTCATGAAAATTGCGCAAACTCATGGAATCGACGCACAGGAATTAGCAGTTGAATGGGGAACTGCAGTAACACCTCAAGCTATCGAAGAAGCTCTCGAAGCTGACGAAGACATCAAAGCTGTAAGTGTTATCCACAACGAAACCTCAACAGGTGTAGCTGCACCTATTGAAGAAATCGGTAAAGTAATGAAAAACTATGACGCATTATACATTGTGGACACCGTTTCATCCCTTGCTGGTGATGAAGTAAACGTTGACAAGTTCGGAATTGACGTTTGTCTTACCGGATCTCAAAAATGTATCGCTGCACCGCCTGGAATGGGCGCAATCACATTAAGTGACGACGCATGGGCTGCAGTCGACAAAGTTGAAACCAACACTTTCTACCTTGACCTTAAAGCTGCAAGAAAAAGCGGAAGCAAAGTGCCTCCTGAAACTCCATACACTCCATCAGTTTCACTCACTTATGCAATGAATGAAGCTTTAAAAATAATTATGGAAGAAGGACTTGACAACAGGGTTGCACGTCACCACAAAGCAGCTAAAGCAAGTGTAGCAGCTGTCAAAGCTTTAGGTTTAGAATTATTCGCTGATGAAGCTGTTTCATCCGCTACAGTTACCGCTGTTAAAATGCCTGAAGGAGTTACCGATGCAGAGTTCAGAGGAACCACACGTGACAAATACGGTGTTGAATTAGCAGGAGGTCAAGACCACCTTAAAGGAAACATCTTCAGAATCGGTCACATGGGTACAATTTCCTACAAAGAACTTGTTCAAACCTTTGCAGCAATTGGTATGACCTTAAAAGGCTTAGGCGTAATCGACGATGCAGGCGCTGGTGTTTCATCAATTACAGAATCATACTTATGA
- a CDS encoding GerW family sporulation protein, which translates to MSENIKTTVEELRKLINVDNVIGTPIETEDKVLIPVMKMGVGFGAGENILGTEGSDAAGAGAGVEPISMVMIPKKGNDAEGVRVLDLSKGTETNKAISDIGLIVTDLVKSFLESQQGGAEYYDESEYIEPEFSTADDQE; encoded by the coding sequence ATGTCAGAAAATATTAAAACAACTGTTGAAGAATTGCGTAAATTGATCAACGTGGACAATGTAATAGGCACACCGATAGAAACCGAAGATAAAGTTCTAATACCAGTAATGAAAATGGGAGTAGGTTTTGGAGCTGGAGAAAACATATTAGGTACTGAAGGCAGTGACGCCGCAGGAGCAGGTGCCGGAGTGGAACCTATATCCATGGTTATGATACCTAAAAAAGGAAATGATGCCGAAGGAGTGCGCGTACTTGACTTAAGTAAAGGAACCGAAACCAACAAGGCGATTTCCGATATCGGACTCATCGTTACCGACCTTGTAAAAAGCTTTTTGGAGTCACAGCAAGGTGGCGCTGAATACTACGATGAAAGTGAATACATAGAACCTGAATTCAGTACAGCTGACGATCAAGAATAG
- a CDS encoding DUF2953 domain-containing protein, whose translation MIILIIILFIIILLIIGIKITFEYNKIDSEFKGCLKILILKKIKVYSRQFPSQNDNADEDDKKDDEKKEKDFKKILNLAKPCLEDLLDYLKSALNIIKVTKVKNHLIFGMDSFADTGKYIGIIWGLLSIINPMHENLALSAEPSFKGSQLDAKGENEVEIYPLKLLIPTIRLILKEDVRKLIRGVLDER comes from the coding sequence ATGATTATACTAATAATCATCTTATTTATTATTATTTTACTCATAATAGGCATTAAGATAACATTTGAGTACAATAAAATAGATAGTGAATTTAAAGGATGTCTGAAAATACTTATTTTAAAAAAAATCAAAGTCTACTCACGCCAATTTCCATCACAGAATGACAATGCAGACGAAGATGACAAAAAAGATGATGAAAAAAAGGAAAAGGACTTCAAAAAGATATTAAACTTGGCCAAACCCTGCCTTGAAGACCTTCTGGATTATCTGAAATCCGCATTGAACATCATCAAAGTAACAAAAGTCAAAAACCATCTCATATTTGGAATGGACAGTTTTGCAGATACCGGAAAATATATCGGAATCATCTGGGGACTTCTCTCAATCATAAACCCGATGCATGAAAACCTGGCCCTAAGTGCCGAACCGTCATTTAAAGGAAGCCAACTCGATGCCAAAGGAGAGAATGAAGTTGAAATATATCCGCTGAAACTCCTGATTCCTACAATCAGACTGATTTTAAAGGAAGATGTCAGAAAATTAATCAGAGGTGTTTTGGATGAGCGATGA